The Bacteroidota bacterium genome includes a region encoding these proteins:
- a CDS encoding DinB family protein has product MNESQRIKKLFFELYDGNPWTAIKLTDLLSGISAEQAALRPIKNANTIWQLVQHCVGWRENVLRKIQGDFFKSPEDNYLSNPPDTSPEAWSQLLSRLEKSETDWENYLENLNDETLNKGYAPSKNEWTNYEVIQGILHHDNYHFGQISMLKKLVT; this is encoded by the coding sequence ATGAATGAGTCTCAACGCATTAAAAAATTATTTTTCGAACTGTATGATGGCAATCCATGGACCGCAATTAAACTTACAGATCTGTTAAGTGGCATCAGTGCGGAACAAGCAGCACTGCGCCCGATAAAAAATGCAAATACTATTTGGCAATTAGTGCAGCATTGTGTTGGATGGAGAGAGAATGTTTTACGTAAAATACAAGGTGATTTTTTTAAATCTCCTGAAGATAATTATTTGTCGAATCCACCGGATACCTCTCCCGAAGCATGGTCTCAACTGCTTAGCAGATTAGAAAAATCGGAAACAGATTGGGAAAATTATCTTGAAAATCTCAACGATGAAACATTAAATAAGGGATATGCTCCCTCCAAAAATGAATGGACAAATTATGAAGTGATACAAGGCATCCTCCACCACGACAATTATCATTTCGGACAAATATCCATGTTAAAAAAGTTGGTTACTTAA
- a CDS encoding gliding motility-associated C-terminal domain-containing protein, whose amino-acid sequence MPRIPLLFCAVYLLNFLTLRAQTSISGVINNYYEVTGIDICNNSLTLDNTPLGLSIGDNVLLIQMRGVDAEADNLPTYGSILNYAKSGDYEMFTVQNIVFNVVTLNEIIDRPYDLAGRCQLVRVPEYVDVDIVGTVTGLPWNGTTGGIISLISTGTISFGADIDATGIGFRGSAVVINTPCITGGATGFDGYVILPGEDKAGFKGEGISENGDGLAARGAPANGGGGGNDRQTGGGGGSNNVNGGMGGQLINPAAGLCGGTYPGFGGWSLDYNNVTNKIWMGGGGGAGSSNIGTGTQGGNGGGLIMIIANNIEGNGFFIRSNGESVTDVAFDDGAGGGGGAGTVAMELNNVSTTLNVQVVGGNGGDTDNSFDGINCVGPGGGGSGGLLWVNAPVMPGGINLDAAGGSPGKTVGEGVGSPCFNSSNNATAGAAGFYLGDLDIPQPSVIYVELTVDMIPDDAVVCAGNELYMSSVATGTGTLAYDWNDPATSNTPDLTIIPPSDFTYTLIVTDDLGCQIIGFVEVDVIDSVAITAFPDTTLELGNFMTLYSNLDDTYTYLWSPNYNISDVTAANPLINPYETTTYCVTATHPTGCTSTDCITILVAAAVAFPNVFTPNEDGLNDLFRVPPTTNLCEEVTYFSVFNRWGQKVYDYFATADSGGWDGNDISGRPQEIGTYMYVVQMLCDGINETYSGALILLR is encoded by the coding sequence ATGCCGCGAATACCCTTATTGTTTTGTGCTGTGTATCTCCTCAACTTTTTGACCCTTAGGGCTCAAACAAGTATTTCCGGGGTGATCAACAATTATTATGAAGTTACCGGAATTGATATTTGTAATAATAGTCTTACGCTTGACAATACACCTTTAGGACTTTCCATTGGCGATAATGTGCTTCTTATACAGATGCGTGGTGTTGATGCCGAAGCCGATAATCTCCCAACCTATGGTTCAATTTTGAATTATGCCAAGAGCGGCGATTATGAAATGTTTACTGTTCAAAACATTGTTTTTAATGTTGTTACATTAAATGAAATTATTGATAGACCTTATGATCTTGCAGGACGTTGTCAGTTGGTTCGTGTGCCTGAGTATGTGGATGTAGATATCGTAGGAACCGTAACAGGGCTTCCATGGAATGGAACGACAGGTGGCATTATTTCTTTAATTTCTACAGGTACAATTTCATTTGGTGCTGATATCGATGCTACAGGAATTGGATTTCGTGGTTCTGCAGTGGTGATCAATACACCTTGTATAACTGGCGGTGCTACCGGATTTGACGGTTATGTAATTCTGCCCGGTGAAGATAAAGCAGGGTTTAAAGGTGAAGGTATTTCAGAAAATGGTGATGGTTTGGCCGCCCGAGGAGCACCAGCAAATGGCGGTGGTGGTGGAAACGACAGACAAACCGGTGGTGGTGGTGGAAGTAATAATGTGAATGGTGGAATGGGTGGACAATTAATTAATCCCGCTGCAGGATTATGTGGTGGAACTTATCCCGGATTTGGGGGATGGTCGCTGGATTATAATAATGTTACCAATAAGATATGGATGGGAGGAGGTGGAGGCGCCGGAAGTTCGAATATCGGAACAGGCACTCAAGGAGGAAACGGTGGCGGTCTTATCATGATCATCGCAAATAATATTGAAGGAAATGGATTTTTTATCAGGTCAAACGGAGAGAGCGTTACTGATGTTGCTTTTGATGATGGTGCTGGCGGTGGTGGCGGTGCAGGAACGGTTGCAATGGAATTGAACAACGTTTCCACTACACTAAATGTGCAGGTTGTAGGTGGTAATGGCGGTGATACCGATAATTCGTTTGATGGAATTAATTGTGTTGGTCCGGGAGGCGGTGGTTCCGGCGGATTACTTTGGGTTAATGCCCCTGTAATGCCAGGTGGAATAAATTTAGATGCAGCGGGCGGAAGTCCGGGAAAAACCGTTGGGGAAGGCGTTGGCTCACCATGTTTTAACTCCTCTAATAATGCTACTGCCGGTGCCGCAGGATTTTATTTGGGTGATCTTGATATTCCACAACCTAGTGTAATTTATGTTGAGCTTACGGTTGATATGATTCCTGATGATGCAGTTGTTTGCGCAGGAAATGAATTATATATGTCGTCGGTTGCCACAGGAACCGGCACATTAGCCTACGACTGGAACGACCCTGCAACATCAAATACTCCTGATCTTACTATTATACCTCCATCTGATTTTACTTATACTTTGATAGTTACTGATGATCTTGGTTGTCAGATAATTGGTTTTGTTGAAGTAGATGTTATTGACAGTGTTGCAATAACTGCATTTCCTGATACTACTCTGGAACTCGGAAATTTTATGACCTTGTATTCAAATCTGGATGATACTTATACTTATCTATGGTCACCAAATTATAATATTTCGGATGTTACAGCTGCAAATCCGCTTATCAATCCATACGAAACAACAACTTATTGTGTAACTGCCACGCATCCCACCGGATGTACTTCTACCGATTGTATTACAATTTTAGTTGCAGCTGCAGTTGCTTTCCCAAATGTATTTACTCCGAATGAAGATGGATTAAATGATCTTTTCAGAGTTCCTCCTACAACTAATTTATGTGAGGAAGTAACTTATTTCTCTGTATTTAATCGATGGGGGCAAAAAGTATATGATTATTTTGCAACTGCCGACAGTGGTGGTTGGGATGGTAATGATATTTCCGGCAGACCACAGGAAATTGGAACTTATATGTATGTAGTTCAAATGTTGTGCGATGGAATTAATGAAACGTATTCCGGTGCTCTTATTTTATTAAGATAA
- a CDS encoding DinB family protein: MTKIEVTSKLKDAIANYENFCLKMVEMDYFASYGDKWSVSENTRHLMLAISPIILAFSLPKFLLRLFFGKPNRNSRSFDELLAKYIGKLEAGGKASKPYVPNTQKVDVTKETELKKFMILHNRLISKMERWKDVDLDRYLLPHPLLGKITLREMLYFTTFHIQHHQQTIENLQKPKYVQA, translated from the coding sequence ATGACAAAAATTGAAGTCACTTCTAAATTAAAGGATGCAATTGCCAACTACGAAAATTTTTGCCTGAAAATGGTGGAAATGGATTATTTTGCATCATATGGCGACAAGTGGAGTGTTTCAGAAAACACCCGACATCTAATGTTAGCAATAAGTCCGATAATTCTTGCATTCAGTTTACCCAAATTTTTACTGCGCTTATTCTTTGGAAAGCCGAACAGAAACAGCCGAAGTTTCGACGAACTTTTGGCGAAATATATCGGCAAACTTGAAGCGGGAGGCAAAGCTTCGAAACCCTATGTGCCAAATACACAAAAAGTGGATGTCACAAAAGAAACAGAGTTGAAAAAATTTATGATACTTCACAACAGATTGATATCTAAAATGGAAAGGTGGAAAGATGTTGATCTTGATAGATATTTGTTGCCGCATCCCTTGTTGGGAAAGATCACCCTTCGGGAGATGTTGTATTTCACAACCTTTCATATACAACATCATCAACAAACAATTGAAAATTTGCAAAAACCTAAATATGTTCAGGCATGA